The following are from one region of the Nicotiana tabacum cultivar K326 chromosome 3, ASM71507v2, whole genome shotgun sequence genome:
- the LOC107797866 gene encoding uncharacterized protein LOC107797866, whose translation MAEEALAIAEGKYTYVHEVGKGPPEAIDAHHIVVRRSREKGSNLCLFTLLLFAYPSFLLFRQGKLDTLHIWSLVIMALLIRLFLKKPVKKESVLILPAFGVQLETQYGSGKTVRQFVPISRILKPVLTECVTPVTCYWSLSLIIRGEEELMLVFKELRPPVKMLAPIWKALCAAIECGECTEAIT comes from the exons ATGGCGGAGGAGGCATTGGCCATAGCAGAAGGGAAATACACATACGTACACGAAGTGGGTAAAGGCCCACCTGAAGCCATTGACGCCCACCATATTGTGGTTCGAAGGAGTAGAGAAAAGGGTTCCAATTTATGCCTCTTTACTCTTCTCCTTTTTGCCTATCCCTCCTTCCTCTTATTCCGCCAG GGAAAGCTAGATACTCTGCATATTTGGAGCTTAGTTATCATGGCATTGCTCATTAGGTTATTTCTAAAGAAGCCAGTTAAGAAAG AGtctgttctaattctgcctgcttTTGGAGTTCAACTTGAGACTCAGTACGGAAG TGGGAAAACAGTTCGCCAGTTTGTCCCCATTAGCAGGATTTTGAAACCAGTGCTGACTGAATGTGTCACACCAGTTACCTGTTATTGGAGTCTGTCTTTGATTATTCGAGGGGAAGAAGAACTTATGTTAGTTTTCAAG GAATTGCGTCCGCCAGTGAAGATGTTAGCGCCCATCTGGAAGGCTTTATGTGCTGCCATCGAATGTGGAGAATGCACGGAGGCAATTACATAG